CCTGGCCCCCAGGGGGCCTATCCCGGACCTCAGGCAGGTTATCCTGGCCCCCAGGCCAGCTACCCCATCCCACCACCTGGCTATGGAAGCACTGGTCCAGTGGGCTTTGCTGTCCAACACCAGCCGGTGTATAATCAGCCAGGCGGACCTGCAGGGGTGCCATGGATGCCAGCACTGGCACCTCCACCAGGCTGTCCACCAGGACTGGAATATTTAACTCAGGtaatttcaaatacataaaacagCCTTATAAAAGAAAACTGTGCCTTCAGTTTACGTAATCACGTTAACAAACGACTAGTTCACAGAAGTCTGAAATGGTAAaacgtgttttgttttgttttttgctaacAAGTGATTTGAAATCTTTGGGGTCaggtttactttgttttttttttttgtttttttttgttgttgttgtttttttttttgtatttttctgaagctggaaacggggagagacagtcagacagactcccgcatgcgcccgaccgggacccacccggcacgcccaccaggggccaggggcaacactctgccccccagggggcgatgctctgcccctctggggcatcaccctgccacgaccagagcctctccagcgcctggggcagaggccaaggagccatcgccagtgcccggggccatccttgctccaatggagcctcggctgcaggaggggaagagagagacagagaggaaggggggaggggcgtggagaagcaaatgggcgcctctcctacgtgccctggccaggaattgaacctgggtcccccgcacaccaggccgacactccaccgctgagccaaccggccagggccaggtttacTTTGAAAGCAAACTACAGATGGCTTAGGAAGTTGTGTGTTCTGCGATTTTGACTATCTGTGATAAGACCTGAGAGCAAGCATTTATGAAGCACCATGTCCAGGCTTGGTTCCTAAGTATAACACAAGTATTCACTCACTTGACCCTTTCAGAAAGCCATCATATATAGGTGATATAATCATTACTATTTTCCAGAAGAGGAGACCCTAGTCTAAAGAGGTAATACCATTTGCTCAGCATCAGAATGTCACATGAGTGAGAATGACCTTTTTACTTCTCAGACCTTGGTTCTGTATCCTGAGCTCCTTTATTCCAACACCAAATAATTAGGTAGGAATTAGAATAAGAAGATTAAAACATTTACTGCTGAGTGTCAGTAAGTGGTACCAAAACGgccttaatattttatatattatatgactCATTTTCCTGAATTTTCCCACATTAATAGTAAAAGCATTCAAtagatattttaagtaaaagctttttaattttaattacacctagaaataatataaactaCTATTAAATATTGATAATATTGGTAAATATTGTTAATTATATGTATTCTCTAGAACATAAAAGCACTATTGTGAATTTGATTAAAAcatgatatataatttacatcttaacttttttttttactatgataGATAGATCAGGTACTGATTCATCAGCAACTTGAGCTTCTAGaaggtatgtttttgttttttgtatttttctgaagttggaaacggggaggcagtcagacagattcccgcatgtgcccgaccgggatccacccagcacgcccaccagggggcgatgctctgcccatctgaggcatcgctctgttgcaaccaaagccattctagcgcctgaggcagaggccatagagccatcctcagcacccgggccaactttgctccaatggagccttggctgcgtgaggggaagagagagacagagaggaaggagagggggagggatggagaagcagatgggtgcttctcctgtgtgccctggccgggaatcaaacctgggactcctgcacgccaggccgactgtctaccactgaggcaaccggccagggccgaaggtatttattaattgtattgaTTGTATTTCTTGAAAGAGAAGACATTTGTGCAGATAAAGGCATATCAATCACCACAAATATAACACTTTCATTGATGGGAATGACTAAGCCTGGTTGTTTACAAACAGTCTCTCATCCTGACAATGAAATGATGATGACCCTCAAAATCTCCTTTGAAGTTAGGAGTGGAGGTAAAATACTGTTTCTCTGGGCCTCTGCCCTCAGGACGCAGATTCCAATTTAGAGGGAAACCAGCCAGCACTTCCTGTCCCTTCCCCGTCTCTCTGGAAAGCACTTGAGTGGCAGATAGGTCATTTGCCCTGACTCCTATTACTTCAGCTCTTTTCTCTCCAATATGTGATCACCTGGAGACTGGGGTCTGGCTGGAAAAGGTTGATGGAATTAGCAAAGAAATAAGcctcataggcacagacaacagtgtgggatgagcagagggaagggggtgggaggaggtggaaggGGGTGAAGGGGAGATGACCGTGAGGGGAGGAGACcggacctggggtggtgaacacaggaCACCATAAGCAGATGACACATTACAGAATGTACTCCTGAAACATATATGTTTTATTACCCAGTGTCCCCtcaatgaaaaaagaattaatagtCCAGGTACCTTAGTCTGTTTCCAAAATGAACaatattattcctttttaaattggGATGGGTATATTTGGAAAATTCCATTCCTGCCCGCAGTTTCTCTTGGCAGTTCTGGGGACTATGCTGTCAAACCTTTTTGCCATGGGCTAAGGATTAGCACTTGGGTTGGGAGGCTGACCAGCAGGCTTGGAGGTCTGGCTTTCTAAAATAGCACTCTTCCTCATAGACTGGGCCTGACCCTAACGGATGTCCCTTGAGTCCAGTGCTCCTTGGATCAAAGTGATCTTAGGGAGTCACTAGAATTTTCAGAACTCCTGCCAGGGGAGAGAGAACCTAGAGGAATTCATGAACTAGCCTGTCTTTTCTCTAAGTAGAGAGTTTAATGAGAACTCTGCTGGATTTTAGAATGTATCTATTAAAGACTTCTTCACCTCTCTGCAAAGTTTCTTTCCAGTAGTGGAAATTATAATGTGAATTACACTACACAATAGTAGATCTGGTTAAACTATATCACTGTTATCTATTGTATTTAGAGTACTTACCATAAACATTGTTAGAAATGTACAATGTTCTCATTATTGTTAGTTGGTTTAAACTAAGTTTCAGCTCCTGGAACGGAGATCATATTgagattatttgttttttgaatttttaagatgttttattttatgaaatttctTTTTGAGAATATGAACCCTTCCCAAAAGACCCTATGCAATATACATTACCCCATTTATAGCTTTTAGATttgtaacttttaaatatatttttaaaatattatgtattaatcataaaatataaagtatgttACAAATATTAGttattctttagtttttaaaaggaatGCCTTTAATGTTTTTTTGTCTCAAATTGAAAGTCTTCATTTTAACATTATGAATAGAATAATGAATATAACTCAGTTTCTTTTTAGACTCAGACTAGGAAAGACACATTTCCCGAGAACTTAATTGACAATAAACACAGTCCCCCTGGAAGGGAATTTAGAGACTGTGTGAGCCTGCTGATTACATTTTCTAGATAAACAGGTTGAAGCATTTTGAGATTAAGCTAGTCAACAAAGCACTTAGATAACAAAGCCTTTGTGAGTCAGAGAAAAGACATTAAAGGACCTCATGGTGCTAGAATTTGTGCAGGACGTCTCCATATGGATGAAAGTCAATCCACACAGATCGTAGATTTCTTTTAGTCACTTGTTTTTGGGTTGGCTTGTGACATCCCATGTCCCAAGTTAATGAGAGCTCTGGACACGTGACACCATGAATAACCCTGCCTGGCTCTAAGGAAGGAGCAGTGTCCGGTATGTGGTTCGCTCTGGGCAGACTCCTGTAGACACCAGGTGCTGTCAGTATTTGCCGTTATCTCCTTTCCCCGGTGAGGAGATCGGCCTCTCTCAGTGCGGACATCACTCAGGGTGCCCGTGGTCTAGACATTCTGTGAGTAGCCACCTGGGATGCCAGTCACCTTCCCCCTTGCTCTTACCTCCTCCCACATCTGAACAAGACTGCTGCGCTCACCAGGGGTGCCCCGGGCCCCCTGTGAGGGTCTCACCCACCTTCCACTTTCACTCTCCCTTTCTGCACGCCTGCACGGAGAGTAGATGCCTTCATTACCCTCCCTCACCCGGTGAAAGATGATAAGCCTTCAGCCTGGTGTAAAACAAATCTCAAGCCAGCTGATGTAACCCACTCTCTCCCGGAGCGCCAACCCAGCAGGCATCCTCTCCTCCATCCCTGACGGCTGTCTGAGAACTGTACGGAGCATGGGCACGCGTTCTGCACACACCTAGCAGGACCATGACCGTCTGTGGCAGGCCCGGCCCTCAGCGCGTCTTCCTTTCTGTCAGGAGTCCGTGCAATTAGGAAGATAGTTTCCTTCTCCACGTCGCATGTCAGGAGTCTTCATTGTCTATTCCTCCgtgccttctcctcctctttctttgcctttttcctCCGTCTGGGTCCTGTCCACACTCCTTTCCCTTCCATTCTCCCTGTGGAAGGCAGCGTCCTCTAGAAATGATACAAGTAGCTATTAGAGTATCTTAGGGTGTATTCAGGACTCTTGTTGACGTGATGGTCACAGCAGTGTGCTTCTCTGTTTTCAGTCCTAGTGGGTTTTGAAACCAATAACAAATACGAGATTAAGAACAGCCTGGGCCAGAGGATTTACTTTGCCGTGGAGGACACCGACTGCTGTACCCGGAACTGCTGCGGGTCTAACAGGCCTTTCACCATGAAGATCCTGGACCTGATGGGCCGCGAGGTCATCTCTCTGTACAGACCGCTGGGCTGTTCCAGctgctgctgtccctgctgcCTTCAGCAGGTCAGGGAGCAACTCCTCCCGCTCATTTTAAAGGAGTTCAATGAGAATTTGACCTTTCCCTTGTTTCCTGTATAGTCAAACGAGACTTTCTAAAAACCAGGCCCTGAGATATGCGTGAGCACCATTTGGGcagaaaggaaggcaggaaaaGCTGTGACCAGTTAGTCCCATGTCCCTGAGACGTTTGTCTCAGGGGACTGAGCATCTGCTCAGAGTCCAACGttggggacagctgagctcaggcaCCCGGTGAAGTCCCTTACGTGGAATGACCAGCAATCCTGGCCAGAGCCAGAGGGAGGGATCCACGGACACTGTCCTGAGTAGAAGTCCAGGAGTATGTGGTGAGCAGAGTGAGGAAGAGAACGGATGTGTGCGTCTCACAGTTTTGGCCCCTGTGGTGACACACACCTAGGAGAGACCTGTTCCCAGAAATTTCAGCTCCTGTGTTTTTAAGttccccattttaaaaatcagtataatTGAGCCTCTGTCATTAGGATGTGCCAGGTGTGGGTCCCTCAGTTCTATGAAGACTGGCTTACTTCTCAGCCACTGATGCAGAATGTGGATCGGGAACCACCAGGCACAAAGCGCTGGGAGGGACACTGGCCTTGGTCTCTATCCCCACCGGCCTGGGAGCAGCCCGGCCTGTTCAGTCCCTCCAGACAGGCAGCCGTGAGACCACGGCCCAGACAGAGGCACAAGTGCATAGGTATTTGAAGTGTAATAgcgcagttatttttaaaaggtaactgAAGTTATCCCTGCTGAATTATTTTGGATTGTGCATGTGTGTCATTTAGGTTAGGTGTAATGTCATCTCTCCACAGGAGTATCTGAGGAAACACAGAGAGTGGGCTGGAATGTGCTCTGAAGGAAAGAGCCATTAGCAAACCATTGATCTGAGGGCACAGTCTAGAACGACGTCATCCCCACGTGAGCAGACCGGGGCTTTGCCCGGGTCCCCCAGCTCACAGCACAGCCCGGGTGCCAGGCCCCCTGTCGTCCCGGTATACTATAGAACCGTGGCCCTCACACTGGATCATTGCACCCGTGGTCTGGGCTCTGTTCACACATCTAAACCACTGCCTTTAAAGGAGTTTGAGAAAAGAGTTCCTTAATGATTGAGACACGTTTCACAagtatggacatttaaaaatgCAGGAGGTCAGCAGAGCAGGGCTCAGGGGCAGAGTTCATGCCTGCAGCCTCTCCTCCCTGTCACTTTGTAGCTGAGGCATCTGTACAGGTTGGTTCATGTCTCTGTTCTCCAGTTACTTTCTCTATAAAGAGGAGTAACAGCATTAACCTGGTTACATATGTTATAAATCAGGTGGTGCTCAGAACAGTGGCTGATACTTAGAAACTATTCCATAAACGAGAGTTGTTACTAGACATTATTATCATGTATCCATGCTCTTTTGCTTTTGTAGATAGAAATCTGTGCTCCTCCTGGTGTGCCAGTGGGTTATGTTACTCAGACCTGGCACCCGTGCCTGCCAAAGTTTACAGTTCAAAACGAGAAGAGAGAAGATGTGCTAAAAATTACCGGTCCGTTTCTTGTGTGCAGCTGCTGTGCAGATGTTGATTTTGAGGTAAGGGATGTGGTGGTTTTATAGAATCTGCTTTCCAGATATGAGGAAAACATAATTTAGTAGGAGGTTATAAGTATATGAAATAAGTTTGGGCACCCTATTGTCTCAAGAGGGAGACAGTGTGCTCATGTATTTAACTCCCGTCAGAAAGGTGCTTCCCACTCTCTCTGAGCGTCACTGTTGACCACGCGAATGGAACAGGTGAGGAAGAACCCGGCAGTCACAGCCGCAGAAGCAAAGCATCAACGTGTCAACGCGGCCGGTTCTGTTGGGAGACACCCTCTGTGTCATCCATTTCGAACACAACGCTGACCTTGTCCCGTCcgtctgactgccaaagcctggGGTCCCCCCTGGTCTGAGACGCAGGCTGCCGGGCTCTCTCCTCTACCGGAGCTCTGACCCCGTGAGTGCTGCAAACAGACCACTAAGCGAAGCGAGTTTTCAGGAGGGTGGCGTCAGACGGACAACCCAGTTGTCACCCTCTGTGGTCTCTCCTGGGTCTTTCTGTTGAACTGGGTTATTAGACACCACAGTGTATCTGCGCCCTTACTACCCTGAGCAATATCATTACAGCAGTTTTCCCACAGATGGCCTCGCCCTACAGGTCACATTATTTAGGCACAAATCTTAAAAAAtcggtgtttctctctttctcgcttTCCTGTCCACTCTcttgctcttccttcctctctctcaaaaattaatcaattaGAAATAGTAACTACACTTCAAAATAAAAGGTAACATTTCATTCCCAGGTACAGATGCGTAGATGACAGCAGTTAGCAGACAAACACTGAAGTGTCAAAAGAGAATTTGCATTCGTCTGTTTCCGCAATGGTGTTGTGTAACAACAGCCCCTAAAGCCCAGTGGGCTTCAGACAGGCCTGTGTTCTCATGTTTATCATGTTCACGGACCTGCAGGTCACCCTGCCCCGTGGATGTGCGCAGGCGCCGCGGGATGGCTCTGGGTCAGGCTGGACGCTGGCCTCGGCCCGGCCCCACACTCGCTCACTCATTCCAGAGCTGCGGCAGAACCACTGCCTGGACCCTGGTCTCCgagtgcctgcccactggagaGCGGGAGCCCGGCCCCACCTCCGCCCGTGGGTCAGGTCCCGGCTCCGTGTCCTGCACACCAACACCCCCGGTCAGACGAGCCCACGGCCAAGCCCAGAGCCCAACCAGAGCGGGGGCTTCAGAAGTACTGCTGGCACACGTGCTACCTCGTGCACACCTGAGAGGGCTCCCCTCTTCCTGGGTGGACACCACCCGCCGTGACCACACCGTGGGGAGTGTGGCTACCTTCAGCGCCCGCGTCCACGTGGCGAGGTCCGCGTGTCCAGCTACGATCGTGCTGCTGTTCAGGACGCCCCAGGCTTTCCTTAGAAGTATCTACTTCAGAGATGGTttagcctcctcctcctctgctgtcCCCGCCCCTGCGGTTGTCCTGACACCGGGACCCTGGACCCGTGACCTCCCACCAGCTCCTCTCTGGATGCGCCCCTCACTCAGAACAGCCAGTCAGCTTCCGAGACCCTGAGCgcttcctgtgtgcccagggACAGTGAGGGGACCGCCCTCCCCTCACTGGGAAACCCTCCGCCTGTGTAAACTTCTCCAGCCTGTCTTAAAGCACGTCTGTCACAGGGGGCTttagcttccttctttttccGATGGCTTTTGGAAATTTCATCAAAGACACTTCTCACATTTGCATCTTttcctgtttaaatttttttttagatcctTTCAAACTATTTGTTAATGTCTGTTTAAagcataatataaaatgttaaatatattagtAAAACTACTTTCATGTACGTTCTCTATAGCAAAGACACACTTTTTCTGTGCCTAAAAATAGATACAGGAATGTGTGAATGATAGTTACTTATTATTGCACATAAGTTTTAGTAACATTTTGTCTAATTGTATTTCAAATCCAAAGATAGTTCTGTTTATTAGGTTACTAGCGTTCTAgaattctttaagattttttttttttttcaatttagattAAATCTTTAGATGAAGAGAACGTGGTTGGCAAGATCTCCAAACAATGGACTGGGGTAGTGCGAGAGGCATTTACAGACGCTGACAACTTTGGGATCCAGTTCCCTCTGGACTTGGACGTGAAAATGAAGGCTGTGATGATCGGCGCCTGCTTCCTCATTGTGAGTCTGTTCCGGCCGATCCTGGCTATTTCCTTAGCATGGTTCTGACACGTTTCAGTAAGATGCGTACCCTTAAATGACCTGCTGAAACGTATAGGTTTTACtcaaaggggggggggtgctgaatCCCAGCTCTGAAATTCCGTTTTCTCCTGCTGGTCTAGAGTCACATGAAAAGTAAAATGTGACCTTGGCCTTAGTGAGGTGTTTAACCAAAGTGGTGCCTCCAGGGAGACGGGACAGATGGGATGTGAGATTGCGGGTGGGAGTGGGGTTATTAGTAAATGGCTGTGGGATTGGGGCTTCTACTAACGGAGCTTTAAGGACTGGGCAACTGTGTAGAGACATTgggaaaatattgaaaattattttagtaacttttttttaaatatgttttttactaagtgagaggcgaggaggcagagacacagactcccacatgtgcctgacagggaccatctggcattcccaccaggggatgatgctctgcccatctggggtgttgttctgttgctcagcaaccgagctgttcttagagcctgaggctgaggccatggagcatccTCAGTGGCCAGGACCAACTTTCTCCGatcgagcaatggctgcaggagaggaggggaagagaaagagagagagataaagagaagcaagagggggaggagtggagaagcagatgggcgcttctcctgtgtgccctgagtaggaatcaaacccgggacttccacacgctgggccagtgctctaccactgcgtAGAGCAGTGgccaaatgattatttttaaactagGTCTAAAGAAAATAGTTATCAATTCAAATTCTAGAAAAGTTGATCCTGGGGATTGTGTGAAAATGGATTGAAGAGAGATATAATCACAGTGTATTTGCAAGTGATTGGAAGTAAGGATTAAATTGTGTCTGTTGAACGGATAAACAAAAATGATAGATGTGAGAGATGAGATCCACTGGGCTGGACATGAAGTCACGGAAGAGAGGGTCTAGTTAGACACCGCTGGGGAGCGGCAAGCGGAGACTCTGAGGACACGTTCGGAAGAGAAGTCATACACTGAGCCCAACAATTTTACGTGACTTCAGCTAACTCAAAATAGCTTTCTTCCCCTgcaaaaagaatttctaaaaggTATACATGGTATTTCAGTCACTAGAGAAGGGATATGAATAGTTTGGGAATAAAGGTTCAAAGAGGAACATTCCGAGGGACTTGAGAAAAAGTGACATTTACAGATGTTACCAAAGGACTGATTAATTTTACACGGGATTGATAAGTGATACAGTAGCAGGATCTAGTGGCTGTTAGAATGGAATGCTGATGCTGTGGACTTTGACCAGATCTACTCATTACAGTCTGTCCTCCTGGTTAGAGGCCGTGTCACTCTGTGTCGTCAGACCCTCACGCACCTGAGAACCGATCTCGGTTTTGTTACTGAAAACTGATCTCTGTGTTTTGTGCTTGTTTAGgactttatgtattttgaaaggGGAGGAGGCCAACAGCAGAGAGCAGGAGTGTGGTAGTGGGTGAATAAAAGTCTCCCCAGAAAAGGGGGTCTGTCCACGGATGGGGACGGTGTGCAAGTTAACTCCAGCGggtcttctctttctttatggAAGCGACTTCTGTGTGAGCCACACTGAGGCTTGAGGCTCCAGGTATAAAATTTCACGTTTCAAATTGTAGCATTTATTTTCTCTATCAGTtacttataaatgtttttatatgttttatatttcattgttgttACAGAGAAAGAACATGGGAATTTTATACTCATACATGacactttcttttataaattgctttctttttaattatatagcaaaataagtaaaataattgtaatataaggttatatattattataatcaaTTTTGTTACAATTTTCTATGTAAAAACTCATGTTATTGTACATATATTGTGTATTCAGAAATGTTTTCAATGAACATAACTTCAGTttcctttataattatgtttatataaCACTATATTCATATTATCAAGGAAAGCTAAAATATGTGCTTAATAACTAATAGTATGGgtatttaacttttatataaGCTAATCTAGTAGTTAAGATTTTCATGTTCACAAGACAATATATTATCAATTTTTCTTACTGGATTTCACTAAAACCATGATTCTGTCTCAAAAAAAGATGCATGTAAAGACTCACTCACTCTAATATTGTTAAACCCTTTGAAGTACTTCTTTACACATGGAATGTGTAGTACCTAATTCTGTCATTAATAGAACATGGTGGTTATTAGATTATTCAGGTATTAATTAAACAGAACATATGTATTCCATCAGAGTATGAACTTCAATAATGGGCTACTAGGTTATTTATACCAACAATCAAGTAACAAATAAAAGAATTGTTGATATCTTTCtttgcatgtttttgtttttaaactgaaCAATTCATATGGAATTCTGAACCTTATACATtttcctttcccccctttcttttaaaaagagcaaaagcaGCCTTtcaggggtggtgcagtggatagagcagtgaactgggatgctgaggtctcaggatcaaaaccccgaggtcactggcttgagcacgggctcatcaggcttgagtgcaggattgccagcttgagcgtggggtgggatcgtagacatgaccccaaggtcactggcttgagcccaaaggctgctttGTGCAAGGGGTCTGTAAAGCCAGCTGCCAgggccactgtaaagccagtggccacggctgccaccatcaaagcagcccggcccatgcaggttcgcattggattcggacagtcggtaaagaaacaatggagccaaaaactggtgggccatagtctttaatcctagcttgcacccggccggcaagcaaaaaacacacactgggggccctggccggttggctcagtggtaaagcgtcggcctggtgtgcggaggtcctgggtttgattcccggccagggcacataggagaagcacccatctgcttctccacccctccccctctccttcctctctgtctctctcttcccctccctcagccaaggctccattggagcaaagatggcccgggcgctggggatggctttgtggcctctacctcaggtgctagactggctctggtcacaacagagtaacccccctggatgggcagagcatcgccccctggtgggtgtgccgggtgggcgcatgcgggagtctttctgactgcctgcccgtttccagcttcagaaaaattcaaaaaacaaaacaaaacaaaacaaaaaaaacacacactgggctccaaaacccactcacattcagtgctcacaaagctactgacttatccgagtttcctagaatcaaaagtttctagctcaccagacttattcacctctgttccccatctccttccttctccctgcacaaactctgcacaaactggcttctcactcaacactccgccatcttggctgcctctcctggcctcctccacgtggcctttctctgttctctgctctgctctctcctctaatgctaataatcccaggaaccaagagagcaagcccctgttctgccccattttatagtgtagaaatcaaaacctttaatccaatatacaaaatagggaagtctcttaatacaaagtcacttatcagagacatgatgggattgtaccaccccacattaaaaagggtgggaaaggcttaattccaaaaccaaactccaggctacaaggattctgcctgcctacagcctgcccccaaaacacattaatatcacctgggcaacggcctccacgtggggtgcgccatctttaacaaagtgagcataatacattttatccgcccaacagggtcactggctcagcttgagcccaccagtcaaggcacgtatgagaagcaatcaacgagcaATTAAAAGTGacgcaattatgagttgatgcttctcatctctctcctccatcaATTTCTcccttcctaaaaaaaaaaaaaagaaagaaaagaaagcaaaggcatttgataatctttaataaaaactcCCACCAGGGCTGGAAACTAAGATTTCTATCTGTCAGAAATGTTAAGGAATTTTTGTACAGTCTTCCAGGGAAATTTGGATTGAATGAGAAGAGAAGGCCAACCCATAATTGAACTCACACCAAGGAAAAAGTGTGCTCAGTATGTAAGGGGCTCAGGGGAGAGACTCCCTCTTCTCTTCAGCAGAATTCCACCAAACCACTAGCCCCTGATGTCGAGAACATGGCGATGTCTGGGAAGCTACAGGAAAAGCTAAGTCTAGAccattattcattcatcaaataattCACCCGATGCCATGTTCCAACGGTAAGAAGCAACCATGGCACTCCCATTGTGCTTCTGGTTGGCG
This region of Saccopteryx leptura isolate mSacLep1 chromosome 8, mSacLep1_pri_phased_curated, whole genome shotgun sequence genomic DNA includes:
- the LOC136379645 gene encoding phospholipid scramblase 1-like, translated to MPALAPPPGCPPGLEYLTQIDQVLIHQQLELLEVLVGFETNNKYEIKNSLGQRIYFAVEDTDCCTRNCCGSNRPFTMKILDLMGREVISLYRPLGCSSCCCPCCLQQIEICAPPGVPVGYVTQTWHPCLPKFTVQNEKREDVLKITGPFLVCSCCADVDFEIKSLDEENVVGKISKQWTGVVREAFTDADNFGIQFPLDLDVKMKAVMIGACFLINSTKPLAPDVENMAMSGKLQEKLSLDHYSFIK